attttaaaactatGCTAAAGTGAAAATATCGTTTAAACTATATTAGCCGTGTCTTGCTTTAAAAGTTTCTCCTCTAAAGCCCTTCGTTGTCTTTCCAAGCCTTCTTTTCtctttctaattcttctatCCTCTTTAGTCTCTACCTCTTTCTTTTGAGTTGTAGCAACATTCTGTATTGGATGATTAATAAtctcattttcaattttattgtATAAATATTGGATTTTCTTAGCATTATCCTCAAACTTTACAAAGGTCAATTgatctaataattcaatatagGTCAACGGAACAAGTAAATTGTAGGCATCTGTGGTTTCGTCAACATAACCAATAGGAACATCtaatttgatattaattctaattgcAACGATAAAATTAGATCCAATTCCACTTTCGCGGAACCCACAACTCATTGCAACATTATATAAAGCAGATGCACTTTCCAAATCCCTACATTTCACATGCAAAATGAAAGGTTcgtatttatataatattaaccTGGTTGAACCATCACTCCCAGGAGTTGAATTTGGAGTTAAAATTGGCTGGAAATAAGTATTTTTGTTCTCCAGATTATTTAGCCATCCTAGCACTTCATCTTGATTATGTGTGACAAATAGCCATTTACCACCATCACCTTTCCCACCAACTTTAACTGTTTTATTATGAACTTTATTACCTTCTACAAATACACTTAAACGCCCTGAGCATGAGGATGTAGTAACCATATCTCTATGAGAATTAATTAGCTTCATAATAGGTAGACATAATTCATCTATAGTTCCTTTTGGTGATAAATCCAAATCAgttgaattaatttcttctaaaaTTGCATTTTTCTTCTGATCAAAGGCATTCTGACCCattatttatcattaatacAATACAGAATTTGTCTAGAGCTCAAGGTGGCAATTTTAATGAGAAAAACTTGAGAATAgtaaattgttttattgatataaatttaatatgcTAAGCaccaaatttttaaaatattcatattcgATGACTGCTGAAAAATGTCCGaagccaaaaaaaaaattaaattaaggCTATAAATTGTAACCTTGGAAAAAGTTCCactaataaatattaatggaagttaaaatattctacAAGATAACCATCTAACACCAAACTGCATTTTTATCTTAGATATGGAGGGTCATGTTTCACATATTGTTAACAATGTCAAAACCAACGCATTAGAATCAGACTCAAAAGCTATGATTCTATTAATGGGTCTTAGAAGGTATGAATCTCTTAAATAGAATgcttattgtttaaaatagaaagcaattaatttactaactaaaatgtaaaaatttcattttgtttttgtttttttatcttcagAGGTGGTAAATCTTCAATTTGCAAAGTAGTATTTCATAATATGCAACCCTTAGATACATTATACTTGGAATCAACATCTAACCCAACGGTTGAGCACTACTCTACTTTAATTGATCTAGCAGTGATGGAATTGCCAGGCCAgctaaattattttgagcCAAGTTATGACTCTGAACATTTGTTTAAAAGTGTGGGTGCACTGGTATATGTTATTGATGCTCAAGACGAATATATGAGTGCTATTGCAAATTTGGCAGTAATTATGGAATACGCATATAAAGTGAACCcatcaataaatattgaagtTTTGATACATAAAGTTGATGGGTTAAGTgaagaattcaaaataGATGCACAACGTGATATCATGCAGAGAACCGGAGAAGAGTTATTAGAGCTAGGGATGGATGGTGTTCAAGTTTCGTTTTACTTAACATCCATTTTTGACCATTCAATATATGAAGCATTTTCAAGAATTGtccaaaaattaataccTGAACTATcttttttggaaaatatgtTGGACAATTTAACTGAACACTCTAAAATTGAGAAGGCATTCTTGTTCGatattaattctaaaatttaTGTTTCAACAGATTCAAATCCTGTCGATATTCAAACATACGAATTATGCGCTGAGTTTGTTGATTTAACCATTGATTTGTACGATTTGTATAAGATACCCAAGAATTTAAATGCAACATCAGACATGTCCATTACAGATAGTAAACTAAAAGAACAGCGATCAGCAGTGGAATCTTCAGAgcttaaaaatatttctcaaCTAGAAAACGGTGtgataatatatttcaGAGAAATGATTAGGGGACTGGCTCTAGTTGCGTTAATAAGATCCAACGGTACAGATATGGAAAGTTGTATAACGGTGGCAGACTACAAtgtagatatatataagcaAGGCCTTAAGGAAATTTGGGCCAAATCTAAAGTACCCCCAATAGCTTCTCATATCTCAGTGAAACAGAATATAGaatagaattaattgagtaaaaaattttaatttttttttaatagataaCTCATATTTCATTGTAAGTGAATAAAGATGTAATATGGTTTTATTCATCAGGATTAAAAATGTCGTAGatataaagaatttgaaatggAGTTTCAGGTATATTGTTatccaaaatatattatatatgttttaaagtggggaaaaaatataatgttATAGACATAGTAATTTgtgttttgaaattaatcgGCTCTGCTTTTGGTAATTATTTGGATAGAAAACGTTCCTGTCAAGATATTGTATGtgtcatttttttttggcagtaataatttgaatattcatttaaagCACAATATATAACGTTgataaaatagaatttttttgataataattgttCTTCCAAAAGGGAGCTAATATATACTGGATGTCgaatattgatttatatgaaaatataatttataataaatagtttaatgattttctttatctttctttttaaataaaaaacattGAACCTTTAATATCTAATTTCACTGTTAGTTCTAACGGGTTAATCTACAATTTTGTATTTAAGACACGTAAAGGAAATACTTTTCACACaagtaaaataatagataaGTAACAATTATTTGCTTGTTACTTTGTTTAAAGCCCATAGATTATTTAGTATAAAATTGATACTATTATGtagaaattacaaaattagaAAGACAGTTTAcattaaagaataaacagtttatatttagaaaatactatcattatttgtattcATTGTTATATTACTTTTCCACCATTTccataaatttaatatcctggtaaaaaaatttattaatgaataatcttcttctaataGTTGGAGGTTATAAATTGTCTTTAGTGCTtaatttactatttttaagGTTAAAGTTGATAATTTAGCCATGCAGTtagatttttcaaaaaatacaaCAAATATCTGTACTTATAAATCTAACAGTATATGGAATACTTTAAGACACTAAGTATACTGAGTTTTGAGATCACCAGGAATTGTGtataaagattttaatgatGTAAATTGTATTAGCCTTTTGAAAGATTTTAtagaaatttaaattattttctaatgaatGTTCTTTAGATAATAGTCTAAAATAAgctttattaataaatgtGCTTAACTcctcaaaaaatattacccTTAACTTAATAAATAACTTAAGCATGAAAAACTGAATGaagcaaataaaaatgtacGTCAATAGTTAATAAGTAaagtgaaaatattattttttttcagcaAGGTAGACTGAAGACTACCATTATAGTATTAACGGGAGTATTGGAAATTCTATGTTCACTTATATCATCTTTGAGCTATTACGAGAACAAACAACTAAAACAGTTAGGGAGGTTGGCCGAGTGGTTTAAGGCGTCAGATTTAGGTAGACCCTAAAACTTAAATTCTCTGATATCTTCGGATGCAAGGGTTCGAATCCCTTATCTCTcattttttggaaaatatctCTTTTAAATCCGGGTAACACTTATCAAATTAGATGAAAATgttttctatattttttatattttgtttataaTAGAAGTATATGACATTGTTATTAACCTTAAGCAAGATTCTTCAAAAACAGTTGCTTAATCtaaaattataaacaaatataaaaaacataaaaccctcaaaatttttttcacgTCCAAATAATCTCTAAATTGTATGTTTTTGTCAGAGCAGTGGCATTATGTGTCATAGTCGTAGTTTTGTGTTACTATTTAATAAAGCTTGAATTTAGTTGTAATTGTGGCTTTAtacaacaactaataacaacttaatataataaataatccaacATGCATTAAGCATACGTGGCCTTACTACTAAAAACACCCAGGTGGTAATATTAAGAGGGCGTTAGGATGTGATAGATTCCATTTTAGTATCAGACCAGCAATTCGTTGATGGTGGATCTGTCCATTTTTTGGagtataaattaccacgaaaatatcccaaaagtttataactgtttcattgtatatcctgtatatattatatattcccttTCGAAAGAAGCAAggagatttttttataataataatataataattattcaaacagatTACTTAACTAAGAATTTAAACTATGagcaacaatattttgaacagttCGACCGCTGgtcatttttatattacaGTTATATTATGAcgaaattaatattaaattacctaattaaattaatttttaagaatttattatgTGGTGTATACTTtgcaatattaataaagcgattaaaaataattaagcCGCCAGTCACGTGACACCCCAAAACTTgtacaaaaataaaactgN
The window above is part of the Henningerozyma blattae CBS 6284 chromosome 2, complete genome genome. Proteins encoded here:
- the TYW3 gene encoding tRNA methyltransferase TYW3 (similar to Saccharomyces cerevisiae TYW3 (YGL050W); ancestral locus Anc_4.55); its protein translation is MGQNAFDQKKNAILEEINSTDLDLSPKGTIDELCLPIMKLINSHRDMVTTSSCSGRLSVFVEGNKVHNKTVKVGGKGDGGKWLFVTHNQDEVLGWLNNLENKNTYFQPILTPNSTPGSDGSTRLILYKYEPFILHVKCRDLESASALYNVAMSCGFRESGIGSNFIVAIRINIKLDVPIGYVDETTDAYNLLVPLTYIELLDQLTFVKFEDNAKKIQYLYNKIENEIINHPIQNVATTQKKEVETKEDRRIRKRKEGLERQRRALEEKLLKQDTANIV
- the GTR2 gene encoding Gtr2p (similar to Saccharomyces cerevisiae GTR2 (YGR163W); ancestral locus Anc_4.54): MEGHVSHIVNNVKTNALESDSKAMILLMGLRRGGKSSICKVVFHNMQPLDTLYLESTSNPTVEHYSTLIDLAVMELPGQLNYFEPSYDSEHLFKSVGALVYVIDAQDEYMSAIANLAVIMEYAYKVNPSINIEVLIHKVDGLSEEFKIDAQRDIMQRTGEELLELGMDGVQVSFYLTSIFDHSIYEAFSRIVQKLIPELSFLENMLDNLTEHSKIEKAFLFDINSKIYVSTDSNPVDIQTYELCAEFVDLTIDLYDLYKIPKNLNATSDMSITDSKLKEQRSAVESSELKNISQLENGVIIYFREMIRGLALVALIRSNGTDMESCITVADYNVDIYKQGLKEIWAKSKVPPIASHISVKQNIE